The following coding sequences lie in one Treponema socranskii subsp. buccale genomic window:
- a CDS encoding pyridoxal phosphate-dependent aminotransferase encodes MNTRDDRFSKKILATPPSGIRKFFDLIIGRNDIISLGVGEPDFPTPWQLREEAFYHLEKGQTSYTSNWGLLELREEIARYLARYGMYYNPKNEIIATIGGSEAVDAVLRSVLNPGDEIIVCEPCYVSYQPLSEQCDASLVHLDTSETDFIPTAEKIEAAVTEHTKALMLCSPSNPTGRMIPSDELAKIAEVVKAHKLWCISDEIYGELVYDGRKHVSIGSFPGMKDYAVIINGFSKSFAMTGWRIGYLAANAELTKQVCKLHQYSTICAPIMSQYAAIEGLKNGWNEVERMRRSYEQRRNLMYKAFCDMGLPCTEGEGAFYLFPDIRSTGLSSEEFATQLIENYQVAVVPGTCFGKGGEGFIRCCYATDINKIKIAVSRIAELVAELRKKREANR; translated from the coding sequence ATGAACACGCGCGACGACCGCTTTTCAAAAAAAATTCTCGCAACTCCTCCGTCGGGTATTCGCAAATTTTTCGATTTGATAATCGGCAGGAACGATATCATTTCTCTCGGTGTCGGCGAGCCCGATTTTCCGACGCCGTGGCAGCTCCGCGAAGAAGCGTTTTATCATCTCGAAAAGGGGCAGACGTCCTATACGTCGAATTGGGGACTGCTCGAATTACGCGAAGAGATCGCGCGCTATCTTGCGCGTTACGGCATGTACTACAATCCGAAAAACGAAATCATCGCGACGATCGGCGGTTCGGAAGCGGTGGACGCGGTGCTCCGTTCCGTTTTGAATCCCGGCGATGAAATCATCGTGTGCGAACCGTGCTACGTTTCGTATCAGCCGCTTTCCGAACAGTGCGATGCAAGCCTCGTTCACTTGGACACGAGCGAAACGGATTTTATTCCGACGGCGGAAAAAATCGAAGCTGCGGTTACCGAACACACGAAAGCGCTCATGCTGTGCTCTCCGTCGAATCCGACGGGACGCATGATTCCGAGCGACGAACTTGCAAAAATTGCGGAAGTCGTCAAAGCGCACAAGCTCTGGTGTATCAGCGATGAAATTTACGGAGAGCTCGTATACGACGGACGCAAGCACGTTTCGATCGGCAGTTTTCCGGGCATGAAAGATTACGCGGTCATTATCAACGGATTTTCAAAATCCTTTGCGATGACGGGATGGCGTATCGGCTACCTCGCCGCAAATGCTGAATTGACAAAACAAGTGTGCAAGCTGCACCAATACTCTACGATCTGCGCTCCGATCATGAGTCAATACGCGGCGATCGAAGGCTTGAAAAACGGATGGAACGAAGTCGAGAGGATGCGCCGGAGCTATGAGCAGCGGCGGAACCTCATGTATAAAGCGTTTTGCGATATGGGACTCCCGTGCACGGAAGGCGAGGGGGCCTTTTATCTTTTTCCCGATATCCGTTCGACGGGTTTGTCGAGCGAAGAATTTGCGACGCAGCTTATCGAAAATTATCAAGTGGCGGTCGTGCCGGGTACTTGTTTCGGAAAGGGCGGCGAAGGATTTATCAGATGCTGCTATGCGACCGATATTAATAAAATAAAGATTGCCGTTTCGCGAATCGCGGAACTGGTGGCCGAGCTTCGAAAAAAGCGGGAGGCAAATCGTTAA
- a CDS encoding Lrp/AsnC family transcriptional regulator, with protein MDIAEEILDLLRENARLSVEDISAMTRKTEDEVRAVIKKLEDGGVIMKYAAIVNPEKDGELKDRVHAEIEIQVTPERDRGFDAIADRIWRFPQVKSLYLMSGGYDLKVIIEGDTLKEVALFVASKLSTIEGVRSTKTHFILKTYKENDIVYVEQDRDSREGVTA; from the coding sequence ATGGATATTGCCGAAGAGATTCTCGATTTGCTGCGGGAAAACGCGCGTCTTTCCGTTGAAGATATTTCCGCGATGACGCGAAAGACGGAAGACGAAGTACGCGCCGTTATTAAAAAACTCGAAGACGGCGGCGTTATCATGAAATATGCGGCTATCGTCAATCCCGAAAAAGACGGCGAATTGAAAGACCGTGTGCACGCCGAAATCGAAATACAGGTAACGCCCGAGCGCGACAGGGGCTTCGATGCGATCGCCGACAGGATATGGCGCTTTCCGCAGGTAAAATCGCTCTATCTCATGAGCGGCGGTTACGATCTCAAAGTGATCATCGAAGGCGATACGCTGAAAGAAGTTGCGCTCTTCGTCGCGAGCAAACTTTCGACGATCGAAGGCGTGCGCTCGACGAAAACGCATTTTATTTTAAAGACATACAAAGAAAACGATATCGTCTACGTCGAGCAGGATCGCGACAGTCGGGAAGGAGTGACCGCCTGA
- a CDS encoding Cof-type HAD-IIB family hydrolase codes for MMHEKLPHGKLAVKLIALDLDDTLLNTELKISPRTVSALRRAAALGIFVVIASGRPESAILPFVRALDIAGLEAGRYILALNGAVIFDLHERRTIFSKKVSGDVLERIFSEAHDRGLCAEIYDGSIICVSEETKWSRIDADLSGLTLKVVRDFPSLVKNGYAKMILSADPKDVDSFLPVLREKFSGAADFFISKPFFLEVMPPGCGKGEAIAFLSDMLGIDRSETMAFGDSMNDESMIRMSGHGVAMLNGLAAIRDAAAYVTRKTNDEDGIADFLEAFVL; via the coding sequence ATGATGCACGAAAAATTGCCGCACGGAAAACTTGCCGTCAAACTCATCGCCCTGGACTTGGACGACACGCTTTTAAATACGGAGCTGAAGATCTCTCCTCGCACGGTTTCCGCTCTGAGACGGGCCGCCGCGCTAGGCATCTTCGTCGTCATCGCTTCCGGCCGCCCCGAAAGCGCCATTCTGCCCTTTGTCAGAGCGCTCGACATTGCAGGCTTGGAAGCGGGGCGCTACATCCTCGCCCTCAACGGAGCGGTTATCTTCGACCTGCATGAGCGGCGGACGATTTTTTCTAAAAAAGTTTCAGGCGATGTACTCGAGCGGATTTTTTCCGAAGCGCACGATCGCGGACTGTGCGCGGAAATATACGACGGATCGATTATCTGCGTTTCGGAAGAAACTAAGTGGTCGCGTATCGACGCGGATCTTTCCGGACTGACGCTCAAAGTCGTCCGAGATTTTCCGTCGCTCGTCAAAAACGGTTATGCGAAGATGATCCTTTCGGCGGATCCGAAAGACGTCGATTCCTTTCTCCCCGTACTGCGCGAAAAGTTTTCCGGCGCCGCGGACTTTTTTATCAGCAAACCTTTTTTTCTCGAAGTGATGCCTCCCGGCTGCGGCAAAGGCGAAGCGATCGCTTTTCTTTCGGATATGCTCGGCATAGATCGGAGCGAAACGATGGCGTTCGGTGACAGCATGAACGACGAATCCATGATACGCATGTCCGGACACGGTGTCGCCATGTTGAACGGCTTGGCTGCGATTCGGGATGCCGCCGCGTACGTAACGCGGAAAACGAACGACGAAGACGGCATCGCGGACTTTCTCGAAGCATTCGTACTGTAG
- a CDS encoding head GIN domain-containing protein, which translates to MKTKSIGTVIFAAAVFFLLSCTGCELLHIVDGNGNIATKSFDLKNFTAISCSGSWTVNVEQGDTFAVKVTSDENLFPFFDIYVSLGILHIKVKSTYNLKSTKQEVSVTLPDLEGLHVSGSAKAFIPKCNTRGMNLALSVSGSGKIKVENLTVEKTELKISGSGTVSVSGKAGSINAFISGSGKMEAAGLEANDASVDISGSGSAEVWAKNTLNAVVSGSGTIYYKGSPNLTPHISGSGKIIQIP; encoded by the coding sequence ATGAAAACGAAATCAATAGGTACTGTGATTTTTGCGGCGGCAGTGTTCTTTTTGCTCAGCTGTACGGGTTGTGAACTTTTACATATCGTCGACGGAAACGGGAATATTGCAACGAAAAGTTTTGATCTGAAAAATTTTACTGCAATTTCCTGTTCGGGCAGCTGGACGGTAAACGTCGAACAGGGCGACACCTTTGCGGTAAAAGTTACATCGGATGAAAATTTATTTCCGTTTTTTGACATATATGTTTCACTCGGAATACTGCATATCAAAGTAAAAAGCACATACAACTTGAAAAGTACCAAACAAGAAGTTTCCGTTACTCTGCCGGACTTGGAGGGATTGCACGTTTCGGGTTCCGCCAAAGCGTTTATACCGAAATGCAATACGCGAGGAATGAACTTGGCGCTGAGCGTTTCCGGCTCGGGGAAAATCAAAGTCGAAAATCTTACCGTAGAAAAAACAGAGCTGAAAATATCGGGTTCGGGAACCGTTTCGGTGTCGGGCAAAGCGGGGAGCATAAACGCTTTTATCTCCGGCTCCGGCAAAATGGAAGCCGCCGGATTGGAAGCAAACGATGCCTCGGTCGATATTTCGGGATCGGGTTCTGCGGAAGTTTGGGCAAAGAATACATTAAACGCAGTCGTAAGCGGTTCGGGTACAATCTATTACAAAGGCAGCCCGAATTTGACACCACATATTTCAGGCAGCGGAAAGATAATCCAAATCCCCTGA
- a CDS encoding class I SAM-dependent methyltransferase yields the protein MILSATFSKPVKNVETILGRPYTRIKIKRHAASSGKAYFAEKFTATQAFQEYYTEEEFGDFLKAHAGTTFKNCVERTETEIITILGNKNGKTTALRKSIENGTRRQFGSKCGDTECGGAGCGNSCAAQSRARGHNRTKNYLIPEGKPAPFFVLLGVMTAEGKVIASKYDKFRQINRFLEFIDDIIPSVMRAAGTSRPLRIIDFGSGKSYLTFALHYYLKEIKKIDALITGLDLKKDVVAYCNKTAAALGAEGLDFAAGDIASYADGDKADIVITLHACDTATDYALAYAVNCGCKAILSVPCCQHELNAALDKNTADAAFAPLLKYGIIKERFAALATDALRAEYLEKAGYDVKLLEFIALEHTPKNILIRAVKREAGGGTKGSAPAKRASEKAKAAAAQAKSRASEEAKTPAARASEEAKALTDALHAEPILRKLLQESGAAEQGTKH from the coding sequence ATGATACTTTCGGCAACGTTTTCAAAACCGGTAAAAAACGTCGAAACGATTTTAGGCAGACCGTACACCCGCATAAAAATAAAGCGGCACGCAGCTTCTTCGGGCAAAGCGTATTTTGCGGAAAAATTTACCGCGACGCAGGCCTTTCAGGAGTATTACACGGAAGAAGAATTCGGCGATTTTTTGAAAGCGCACGCGGGTACGACGTTTAAAAACTGCGTCGAGCGCACGGAAACCGAAATCATCACGATACTCGGAAATAAAAACGGAAAAACGACGGCGCTCCGAAAGTCGATCGAAAACGGAACTCGCCGGCAATTCGGTTCGAAATGCGGTGATACGGAATGCGGCGGCGCGGGGTGCGGAAATTCCTGCGCCGCACAATCGCGTGCGAGAGGACACAACCGTACAAAAAATTACCTCATCCCCGAAGGAAAGCCCGCGCCGTTTTTCGTGCTTCTCGGAGTGATGACGGCCGAAGGAAAAGTCATTGCATCAAAATACGATAAGTTCAGGCAAATAAACCGTTTTCTCGAATTCATCGACGATATCATTCCCTCGGTTATGCGCGCGGCAGGCACTTCGCGCCCGCTGCGCATCATCGACTTCGGTTCGGGAAAATCGTACCTCACCTTTGCGCTTCACTATTATCTCAAAGAGATAAAAAAAATCGACGCGCTCATTACAGGACTCGATTTGAAAAAAGATGTCGTCGCTTATTGCAATAAAACGGCGGCGGCGCTCGGAGCGGAAGGGCTCGACTTTGCCGCAGGCGATATCGCCTCTTATGCGGACGGAGATAAAGCCGACATCGTCATCACGCTGCACGCATGCGATACGGCAACCGATTACGCGCTCGCCTATGCCGTGAACTGCGGCTGCAAAGCGATTTTAAGCGTACCCTGCTGTCAGCACGAACTGAACGCCGCGCTCGATAAAAATACCGCGGACGCCGCGTTCGCTCCGCTTTTAAAATACGGCATCATCAAAGAGCGTTTTGCCGCCCTTGCAACCGATGCGCTCCGCGCAGAATACCTCGAAAAAGCGGGATACGACGTCAAGCTCCTCGAATTCATCGCGCTCGAACACACGCCGAAAAATATTTTGATCCGCGCCGTCAAACGGGAAGCGGGCGGCGGTACAAAAGGAAGTGCGCCGGCAAAAAGAGCAAGCGAAAAAGCGAAAGCTGCCGCCGCTCAAGCGAAATCCCGCGCAAGCGAAGAAGCGAAAACACCGGCAGCCCGCGCAAGTGAAGAAGCGAAAGCGCTCACCGATGCACTGCACGCCGAGCCGATACTGCGGAAGTTACTGCAGGAATCGGGCGCTGCCGAACAGGGAACAAAACACTGA
- a CDS encoding ParA family protein — protein MGKCLVFVNQKGGVGKTTSVINIGAYMALAGKKTLLVDFDPQGNMSSGVGVSKDKPTVYELIADLASPADVIKHASVKNLDAVSASIDLSGAAIELVDQSDREFYLKKALENLKNEYDYILIDCPPSLGILTLNGLAAADAVLVPMQCEYFALEGITLLLQTVKKVQQGINKNLVIGGIFFTMYDSRTRLAQDVVTQVKSYFKDLVFSTIIPRNVRLSEAPSRGQPICEYDPSCVGAVSYKKLAEEVMRRG, from the coding sequence ATGGGTAAATGTCTCGTATTCGTAAATCAAAAAGGCGGCGTCGGCAAAACGACGTCGGTTATCAACATCGGCGCATACATGGCGCTCGCCGGCAAAAAAACACTCCTCGTCGATTTCGATCCGCAGGGCAATATGTCCAGCGGCGTCGGAGTATCGAAAGACAAGCCGACCGTTTACGAACTCATCGCAGACCTCGCATCTCCCGCCGACGTCATCAAACACGCGTCGGTAAAAAATCTCGACGCCGTCAGCGCTTCCATCGATTTGTCGGGAGCCGCCATAGAACTCGTCGATCAAAGCGACCGCGAATTTTACCTCAAAAAAGCGCTCGAAAACTTAAAGAACGAATACGATTACATTCTCATCGATTGTCCGCCGTCTCTCGGCATTTTGACGCTGAACGGTCTTGCCGCCGCGGACGCGGTGCTCGTTCCGATGCAGTGCGAATACTTTGCACTCGAAGGCATTACGCTCCTGCTCCAGACGGTAAAAAAAGTGCAGCAGGGCATCAACAAAAATCTTGTGATCGGCGGTATATTTTTTACGATGTACGATTCGCGCACGCGTCTCGCACAGGATGTCGTAACGCAGGTAAAGTCGTATTTTAAAGATCTCGTTTTTTCTACGATCATCCCGCGCAACGTGCGGCTTTCCGAAGCGCCGTCCAGAGGTCAGCCCATCTGCGAATACGATCCGTCGTGCGTCGGAGCGGTCAGCTATAAAAAACTTGCGGAAGAGGTGATGCGCCGTGGCTAA
- a CDS encoding ParB/RepB/Spo0J family partition protein → MAKKGGLGLGRGLDALMKTGGENASGGADIVSVSDIAAGAKLPEGIESDADGALWADVALLQPNPRQPRKEFDQASLEELASSIKEHGIVQPIIVEPAGEKNFFIIAGERRTRAAKLAGLQKVPVQIRRYNDQKKLEIALIENIQRTDLNPIEEAAAYYNLMQMGELSQDEAAQRVGKKRSTVANALRLLKLPDDMQASLIEGKLTAGHARALLSVVNPADQRVLFNKIIADGLSVRQAEESAASFNGGGRAADAKKKQKKRGVKNTDIAAIEQRFIEKLGTKCKINGTLEKGSIEIDYFSRADLDRLYALISGT, encoded by the coding sequence GTGGCTAAAAAAGGCGGACTCGGATTGGGACGGGGACTCGACGCGCTCATGAAAACGGGCGGAGAAAACGCTTCCGGCGGCGCGGATATCGTATCCGTATCGGATATCGCCGCCGGTGCAAAATTGCCCGAAGGTATAGAATCGGATGCGGACGGCGCGCTGTGGGCGGACGTCGCGCTTTTACAGCCGAATCCCCGCCAGCCCCGCAAAGAATTCGATCAGGCATCGCTCGAAGAACTCGCTTCTTCAATCAAAGAGCACGGCATCGTACAGCCGATCATCGTCGAACCCGCAGGTGAAAAAAACTTTTTTATCATCGCCGGTGAGCGGCGTACGCGCGCGGCAAAGCTTGCGGGGCTTCAAAAAGTTCCCGTGCAGATACGGCGCTACAACGATCAAAAAAAGCTCGAAATCGCGCTCATCGAAAATATACAGCGTACCGATTTGAATCCTATCGAAGAAGCTGCGGCGTATTACAATCTCATGCAGATGGGAGAGTTGAGCCAGGACGAAGCGGCGCAGCGCGTAGGCAAAAAACGTTCAACCGTTGCGAATGCGCTTCGGCTTTTAAAGCTCCCCGACGATATGCAGGCTTCTCTCATCGAAGGAAAGCTCACGGCAGGTCATGCGCGTGCGCTGCTTTCGGTCGTAAACCCCGCAGACCAGCGCGTGCTTTTTAATAAAATTATCGCGGACGGTCTTTCCGTGCGTCAAGCCGAAGAAAGTGCCGCATCGTTCAACGGCGGGGGCAGAGCTGCGGACGCGAAAAAAAAGCAAAAAAAGCGCGGAGTAAAAAATACCGATATCGCCGCAATCGAACAAAGATTTATCGAAAAGCTCGGTACAAAGTGCAAAATCAACGGGACGCTTGAAAAGGGTTCGATCGAAATCGATTATTTCAGCCGCGCCGATTTGGACAGACTGTACGCCCTCATCTCCGGAACATAA
- a CDS encoding DUF4139 domain-containing protein, translating into MYKDTTVPLKNVTLYSSGVAYYEHEGEASGASRIGLSFTPEQINDVLKSLIVSDSAAKNISVAYQSEDALRKILESLSVNLSEVSDLADILYAQRGAEIEVATGEKAAEKIVGKILTVDRCERESGGDTLSLLASDGVHIIPFKEIKSFRFTDPKRGEDLNTALSVLLRSSSASKKNLSILIDAAGKRDVRLAYVMESPVWKPTYRIDAGSGTAEFQAWAIVDNSTDIDWNAVRLTLTTGRPVGFKQNLYPPYFTYRPTLPLMAGAAAAAETYTSAYGEADETYAEASSPRMMMSMNKVAAEAKMGSSYDDYDGSFRDTVNRNVAASDTSAEMFTFTPVKPVTIGRQESVMIPIAAVKLPAEKFSVFSNMRLRENTHPKFCVRIENTSGMKFPAGPVSVSSEGAYAGDAVLEFLPAGDTRIIGYGDDMEVNGSLTKKSSASIDTVKIAGGLLRTTKKRVYDSTYTVKNSAAKSRKVLIEHPITGNAALVATKALLEKTPALYRFTLSVDKNATGTLTVSESEIVETTAALIKMNANDFIACSSDADMPKEVRKAFENIAAKKAKLDEAKSAYEKLSADCKNTDDEQRRARENLEATGSSTAQGKQFLDKLMRLESELDSLKTKTEGARANLDKAEKDFSDYLKTVKAG; encoded by the coding sequence ATGTATAAGGACACGACGGTTCCGCTGAAAAACGTGACGCTGTATTCGTCGGGCGTCGCCTATTACGAACACGAAGGAGAAGCATCGGGCGCTTCCCGCATCGGCTTATCGTTTACGCCGGAACAGATCAACGACGTTTTAAAATCGCTTATCGTTTCCGATTCGGCGGCAAAAAATATTTCGGTCGCCTATCAGTCGGAAGACGCGCTTCGGAAAATCCTTGAAAGCTTGAGCGTCAACCTGAGCGAAGTTTCGGATTTGGCCGATATATTGTACGCCCAGCGCGGTGCGGAGATCGAAGTTGCCACCGGAGAAAAGGCAGCCGAAAAGATCGTCGGAAAAATTCTGACGGTCGACAGATGCGAGCGCGAATCAGGCGGCGATACGCTTTCGCTCCTTGCTTCCGACGGCGTTCACATCATTCCGTTCAAAGAAATAAAATCGTTTCGCTTTACCGATCCGAAGCGCGGGGAAGATTTAAATACCGCACTTTCCGTTTTACTTCGTTCTTCATCCGCTTCGAAAAAAAATCTTTCGATTCTCATCGATGCTGCGGGAAAGCGCGACGTCCGCCTCGCATACGTTATGGAATCCCCCGTGTGGAAGCCGACATACCGCATCGACGCGGGTTCCGGCACTGCCGAATTTCAAGCGTGGGCAATCGTCGACAATTCGACCGACATCGACTGGAACGCGGTGCGCTTGACGCTGACAACCGGACGTCCCGTCGGATTTAAACAGAATCTCTATCCGCCGTATTTTACGTACCGTCCGACGCTGCCTCTCATGGCAGGTGCGGCGGCCGCTGCGGAAACTTACACTTCCGCGTACGGAGAAGCCGATGAAACGTACGCGGAAGCTTCGTCTCCGCGCATGATGATGTCCATGAACAAAGTCGCCGCCGAAGCGAAAATGGGTTCAAGTTACGATGATTACGACGGTTCGTTTCGGGACACCGTAAACCGGAACGTCGCGGCATCCGATACATCCGCCGAAATGTTTACGTTTACGCCGGTAAAACCCGTTACGATCGGCCGACAGGAAAGCGTTATGATTCCTATCGCCGCGGTAAAACTGCCCGCCGAAAAGTTTTCCGTTTTTTCGAATATGCGCCTCAGAGAAAACACGCATCCGAAATTCTGCGTCCGCATCGAAAATACGTCCGGTATGAAATTCCCGGCAGGTCCCGTTTCCGTTTCGTCAGAAGGCGCGTATGCGGGAGACGCCGTGCTCGAATTTTTGCCTGCGGGAGATACGCGCATTATCGGCTACGGCGACGATATGGAAGTAAACGGCAGCTTAACGAAAAAATCTTCGGCATCGATCGATACGGTAAAGATCGCAGGCGGACTTTTGCGCACTACGAAAAAACGCGTTTACGATTCGACGTATACGGTAAAAAACTCCGCCGCAAAATCGCGGAAAGTCCTCATCGAACACCCGATCACGGGCAATGCCGCCCTCGTTGCGACAAAAGCGCTGCTTGAAAAAACGCCCGCCCTCTACCGCTTTACACTTTCGGTCGATAAAAATGCAACCGGAACGCTCACGGTAAGCGAAAGCGAAATCGTCGAAACTACCGCCGCTCTCATAAAGATGAACGCAAACGATTTTATCGCCTGCTCAAGCGATGCCGATATGCCGAAAGAGGTGCGGAAAGCGTTTGAAAACATCGCGGCAAAAAAGGCAAAGCTCGACGAAGCGAAGAGCGCCTACGAAAAGCTTTCCGCCGACTGCAAAAATACCGACGACGAGCAAAGACGCGCGCGCGAAAACCTCGAAGCGACGGGTTCTTCGACTGCGCAGGGCAAACAATTCCTCGACAAACTGATGCGCCTCGAAAGCGAACTCGATTCGCTTAAAACGAAGACGGAAGGTGCCCGCGCGAATCTCGACAAAGCCGAAAAAGATTTTTCCGATTATCTGAAAACGGTAAAAGCCGGCTGA
- a CDS encoding ABC transporter ATP-binding protein, with product MSVSITIKDAVKIFDGKTIIDKLNVGVRAGEFFTLLGPSGCGKTTLLRMIAGFNSIEGGDFYFNDKRINDLDPSKRNIGMVFQNYAIFPHLTVRKNVEFGLQNKKLTRTEIHNQAEKFLKLMQIDQFAERMPSQLSGGQQQRVAIARALCIEPSVLLMDEPLSNLDAKLRVEMRSVIREMQKKIGITTIYVTHDQEEAMAVSDRIAVLNGGVIQHIGTPKAIYQRPVNMFVASFIGRSNLINGKLTVRGGSCFLSVFDYEVEVKNVQDRYKHDQDVVVSIRPEEFLMRKHGEDGISAKIFDCIFLGLSTHFVITLPDGMEIETIQISALDDLLKKDSDIKLGLDIDKINIFTADGEHNILSGVKDDNADTESVHAAQ from the coding sequence ATGAGTGTAAGTATTACCATTAAGGATGCGGTAAAAATTTTTGACGGTAAAACGATAATCGACAAATTGAATGTCGGTGTCCGTGCGGGAGAATTTTTTACGCTGCTCGGCCCGTCGGGCTGCGGCAAAACGACGCTGTTGCGCATGATCGCCGGTTTTAATTCCATCGAAGGCGGCGATTTCTATTTTAACGATAAGCGCATAAACGATTTGGATCCTTCGAAGCGGAATATCGGTATGGTGTTCCAAAATTATGCGATCTTTCCGCATTTGACGGTCAGAAAAAACGTCGAATTCGGTTTGCAAAATAAAAAATTGACAAGGACGGAAATACATAATCAAGCGGAAAAGTTTTTAAAATTGATGCAGATCGATCAGTTCGCGGAACGGATGCCGAGCCAGCTTTCCGGCGGTCAGCAGCAGCGCGTCGCGATCGCGCGTGCACTCTGCATCGAACCGAGCGTCTTGCTGATGGACGAACCGCTTTCCAATCTCGACGCGAAGCTCCGCGTTGAAATGCGTTCGGTTATCCGCGAAATGCAGAAAAAAATCGGCATTACGACGATCTACGTTACACACGATCAGGAAGAAGCGATGGCGGTTTCCGACAGGATCGCCGTTTTGAACGGCGGCGTTATCCAGCATATCGGAACGCCGAAAGCGATCTATCAGCGCCCCGTCAATATGTTCGTCGCTTCGTTTATCGGCAGAAGCAATTTAATAAACGGTAAACTCACCGTCCGCGGCGGCTCGTGCTTTTTGTCGGTATTCGATTACGAAGTCGAAGTGAAAAACGTGCAGGATCGGTATAAGCACGATCAGGATGTCGTCGTCTCCATACGGCCGGAAGAATTCCTTATGCGGAAGCATGGCGAAGACGGGATATCCGCAAAGATCTTCGACTGCATTTTCCTCGGTTTGAGCACGCACTTTGTCATCACGCTGCCCGACGGCATGGAAATCGAAACGATTCAAATTTCGGCGCTCGACGATTTATTAAAAAAAGACAGCGATATAAAGCTCGGTCTCGATATCGATAAGATCAATATTTTTACCGCCGACGGAGAACACAATATTTTGTCCGGCGTAAAAGACGACAATGCGGACACGGAGAGCGTACATGCTGCACAATAA